A stretch of the Nothobranchius furzeri strain GRZ-AD chromosome 5, NfurGRZ-RIMD1, whole genome shotgun sequence genome encodes the following:
- the dhx58 gene encoding ATP-dependent RNA helicase DHX58, whose translation MADFGLYAYQEEVVQRALKGENVIIWLPTGGGKTRAAVYVAKKHLETTANAKVMVLVNKVHLVDQHYNKEFEPILGSRYQLAKVSGDSEEKDFFGKVVQSKDLIICTAQILYNAMINKEEFKHVELSDITLLIIDECHHTHKESVYNKIMRCYVEKKLLRQKPLPQILGLTASPGTGGKSTLDCAVEHVLQICANLDSVIVSTKNYVPELKKNVPKPMKTFDIVEKRGADPFGDRLKWIMKQIHEYMDVPPDFKLRECGTQEYEGDVMILEQRGVRENNRRLAQCAIHLREYNDALLINDTLRMMDAFRSLEEFYSTKAAKAFDGTDIFLVGLFNENQVELKNLATNVVYENPKMAKLESVLLNQFTPGVQSKGILFSKTRKSTHCLYDWVTKNTALQEAGVKADILTGAGNGNTHMTQNEQSNTIRRFRKGSLNLLISTSVAEEGLDIPECNLVVRYGLLTNEIAQQQASGRARARDSQYSVVAQAGGPELRREHINDFLEELTQKAIAKVQSMRDAEFYRKRIELQIEAVSSSKTSEDCKTEKKGLFAASNVKILCRSCFKAVASGSDVKLLENSHYVNINPDFKEFYRQGERVLLQKRFEDWEPGCTVICNNGNCNKDWGFEMKYKESNLLPNMAIKNFALETPVGRMTVKKWKDAPFMVEEFSFEEYCYNNMPDLFD comes from the exons ATGGCAGATTTTGGCCTGTATGCTTACCAGGAGGAGGTGGTGCAAAGGGCCCTCAAGGGAGAAAACGTGATCATTTGGCTCCCGACAGGAGGCGGTAAGACCCGGGCTGCTGTGTATGTGGCCAAGAAGCATCTGGAGACCACAGCCAATGCAAAGGTGATGGTCCTGGTGAACAAG GTTCACCTTGTGGACCAACATTACAACAAAGAATTCGAGCCGATTCTGGGTAGTCGTTATCAGCTTGCGAAGGTGAGTGGAGACAGCGAGGAGAAGGATTTCTTTGGGAAAGTGGTGCAGAGCAAAGATTTGATCATCTGCACGGCACAGATCCTGTACAATGCCATGATTAACAAAGAGGAGTTCAAACACGTTGAGCTCTCAG ATATCACTCTGCTGATAATAGATGAGTGTCACCACACCCACAAGGAGTCAGTCTACAACAAGATCATGAGATGCTATGTGGAGAAAAAGCTGCTGAGACAGAAGCCGTTGCCACAGATCCTGGGTCTCACAGCATCACCTGGGACAGGTGGAAAAAGCACGCTGGACTGTGCTGTGGAGCACGTTCTGCAG ATATGTGCCAACTTGGACTCTGTCATTGTCTCGACTAAAAACTACGTCCCTGAGCTGAAGAAAAACGTTCCCAAACCCATGAAGACCTTCGACATAGTGGAAAAACGTGGTGCA GATCCATTTGGAGATCGCTTGAAGTGGATAATGAAGCAGATCCATGAGTACATGGATGTTCCTCCCGACTTCAAGCTGAGAGAATGTGGCACACAAGAGTATGAGGGAGATGTCATGATTCTAGAACAGCGAG GAGTTAGAGAGAATAACAGACGTCTAGCACAATGTGCAATCCATCTGAGGGAGTACAATGATGCCTTGCTCATCAACGACACCCTGAGAATGATGGATGCATTTCGTTCTCTGGAGGAGTTCTACAGCACAAAGGCTGCCAAGGCCTTTGATGGAACAGACATCTTTCTGGTGGGGCTTTTCAATG AAAATCAGGTGGAGCTGAAGAATCTGGCCACAAATGTTGTCTATGAGAACCCCAAAATGGCCAAGCTTGAGAGTGTTCTGTTAAACCAGTTCACCCCAGGAGTCCAGTCTAAAGGAATCCTGTTTTCTAAAACCCGGAAAAGCACCCACTGCCTCTACGACTGGGTCACCAAAAACACGGCCTTGCAGGAAGCGGGCGTCAAGGCAGACATCCTGACTGGAGCTGGGAACGGCAACACTCACATGACACAG AACGAGCAGTCAAACACGATCCGCAGATTCCGCAAGGGGAGTCTCAACCTCCTGATCTCTACCAGTGTAGCCGAAGAAGGCCTTGACATCCCAGAATGCAACCTGGTGGTACGCTACGGACTCCTCACCAACGAGATAGCCCAGCAGCAGGCCAGTGGACGAGCCAGAGCGAGAGACAGCCAGTATTCAGTGGTTGCTCAAGCAGGAGGCCCGGAGCTCCGCCGAGAACACATCAACGATTtcctggaggagctgacccaaaagGCCATTGCCAAGGTCCAGAGTATGAGAGATGCAGAGttttacagaaag AGAATCGAACTTCAAATAGAGGCTGTCAGTTCCAGTAAAACATCAGAGGACTGTAAAACAGAGAAGAAGGGTCTCTTTGCTGCCTCCAACGTCAAGATCCTGTGCAGGAGCTGTTTTAAAGCAGTGGCATCTGGAAGCGACGTCAAACTTCTGGAGAATTCTCACTATGTCAACATAAATCCAGACTTCAA GGAGTTCTACCGCCAAGGTGAAAGGGTGCTTCTGCAAAAACGCTTTGAGGACTGGGAGCCTGGCTGCACAGTTATTTGTAATAATGGCAATTGCAACAAG GATTGGGGATTTGAAATGAAGTACAAGGAGAGCAACTTACTGCCAAACATGGCCATTAAAAACTTTGCCCTGGAGACTCCAGTTGGAAGGATGACTGTGaagaagtggaaagacgctcccttCATGGTAGAGGAATTCAGCTTTGAGGAGTACTGCTACAACAACATGCCTGActtatttgattaa
- the LOC107373689 gene encoding zinc finger protein 862, producing MLEILAAVVEEPILKDIQSSVAIGLEIDESTDVFVTRQLDLHVRYMDAEGKLYSQFLGLVALSDGKANTIVAALNEVLVKKKVPTEKLFGLGTDGAAVMTGRLSGVAKQMQDSLPWLLSVACAAHRLALACKDASSEVPYMGTFRDHLQSLHLYFHNSANRTAVLRAASQVLGLDNLTVKEVKDTRWLSQHLAVSNLQRNLCAVLGALAEEVDSNKCPLAKGLYSYCCKYRFVAAIYLQADVLPHLARLSKIFQKENVNFLAIKDQVPVTIACLQDIKDAGNTKAGSFLAQLQTDLDDPTRLGAFGILPEEERGRRGRGQEEYSQGMLWPRFRSEVMEPYIDALLDSLDRRFQNIDVMSAFHVLGPQTLTEDDAVATANVLTLSRKFLPQQPESTLSQEWASFKKHMVTGAFKDLDQLSILQKLSAQNDEWANLYPMVSKLAAIAMTVPISSVNCERDFSTMNRVKTDLRNRLQGDHLAACLQLSINGPPLGEFPYHRALEMFCKKSRKIKCQIPPSKVCQ from the exons ATGCTTGAGATTTTGGCTGCAGTGGTGGAGGAGCCCATACTTAAGGACATCCAGTCTTCTGTGGCTATAGGGCTAGAAATTGATGAGAGCACGGATGTGTTCGTGACAAGGCAGCTGGATCTGCATGTCAG ATATATGGATGCAGAAGGCAAGCTTTATAGTCAGTTCCTTGGCTTAGTGGCATTGTCTGATGGGAAGGCAAACACCATTGTGGCAGCTCTAAATGAAGTGCTCGTCAAAAAAAAGGTCCCTACAGAAAAGCTGTTTGGACTGGGAACAGATGGAGCAGCAGTAATGACTG GGAGGCTGAGTGGTGTAGCAAAGCAGATGCAGGATTCCTTGCCCTGGTTGCTGTCTGTTGCCTGTGCTGCTCATCGCCTCGCCCTGGCTTGTAAGGATGCTTCATCTGAAGTTCCATACATGGGAACATTCAGGGATCATCTACAAAGTCTCCACCTGTATTTTCACAACAGCGCAAACAGAACTGCAGTTCTTAGAGCTGCTTCACAGGTCTTGGGCCTTGACAACCTGACTGTAAAG GAAGTGAAGGACACACGGTGGCTGTCTCAGCATCTGGCAGTGAGCAATCTACAACGCAACCTTTGCGCAGTGCTTGGTGCCTTGGCAGAAGAAGTGGACAGTAACAAATGTCCGCTTGCAAAAGGACTGTACAGTTACTGTTGCAAATACAGGTTCGTGGCTGCAATATATCTTCAAGCAGATGTGCTTCCCCATCTAGCACGACTTTCAAAAATATTCCAAAAGGAAAACGTGAACTTCCTAGCCATTAAAGACCAG GTTCCTGTGACGATAGCATGTTTGCAAGACATCAAGGACGCAGGCAACACAAAGGCAGGTTCCTTCTTGGCTCAGCTCCAAACTGACCTAGATGATCCCACAAGACTAGGGGCATTTGGTATCCTCCCTGAGGAGGAGAGGGGGAGGAGAGGCAGAGGCCAGGAAGAGTACTCCCAAGGCATGCTTTGGCCCCGATTCAGATCAGAG GTTATGGAGCCTTATATTGATGCTCTTCTGGATAGCCTGGACAGGCGATTTCAAAACATCGATGTAATGTCAGCATTTCATGTGCTGGGACCTCAAACCTTGACAGAGGATGATGCTGTCGCGACAGCTAATGTCCTTACCCTCTCCAGGAAATTTCTGCCACAGCAGCCAGAAAGTACACTGTCACAAGAGTGGGCgtcatttaaaaaacatatgGTGACCGGGGCTTTCAAG gatttGGACCAACTCAGTATTCTGCAGAAACTCTCAGCACAAAACGATGAATGGGCCAACCTCTACCCAATGGTCAGCAAACTTGCAGCCATTGCCATGACAGTACCAATATCAAGTGTTAACTGTGAAAGGGACTTCTCAACAATGAATAGG GTAAAGACTGACTTGAGGAACAGGCTGCAGGGGGATCATCTGGCTGCATGCCTGCAGCTCAGCATCAATGGGCCACCTTTGGGGGAATTCCCCTACCACAGGGCCCTGGAGATGTTTTGCAAGAaatcaagaaaaattaaatgccaaatcccacCCAGCAAAGTGTGTCAGTGa